From the genome of bacterium, one region includes:
- the proB gene encoding glutamate 5-kinase, whose amino-acid sequence MSIDEPVRVEVAAAKRIVLKIGTRVIAGDDGHVRQARLLNVVEAAAALRGRGREVLIVSSGAVGLGIDALGFSSMPEDLEERQACAAVGQTRLMGVYEQAFSRLGYTCGQVLLTQGDFDDRMRYLNLRSTLMTLLRHGVIPVINENDAVSTEELAFEENETRPVFGDNDRLSALVATKLGADLLVLLTDVDGVFDRDPRVHNDARLLSTIEAPGAGIESASETSAALGRGGMKSKVEAAHVVARAGCQAVIASGIEAGVLAAVLAGRALGTWFPARGELAAKRRWIAFAAKARGTLEIDDGAVEALTERGASLLAAGVLRVEGDFRPGDVIELRDRSGGLVGRGMVYCDADSARGWCGGKPPEGIRNHHALVHRDHMVLEG is encoded by the coding sequence ATGAGCATCGATGAGCCGGTCCGGGTGGAGGTGGCCGCGGCGAAGCGGATCGTTCTCAAGATCGGCACCCGGGTAATAGCCGGTGACGATGGGCACGTGCGGCAGGCCCGACTTCTCAACGTGGTCGAGGCCGCGGCCGCTCTGCGAGGGCGCGGACGCGAGGTGCTGATCGTGAGCTCGGGCGCGGTCGGGTTGGGAATCGACGCGCTGGGTTTCTCGAGCATGCCGGAGGACCTCGAAGAGCGCCAGGCCTGCGCCGCGGTCGGCCAGACGCGGCTCATGGGTGTCTACGAGCAGGCCTTCTCGCGCCTCGGTTACACCTGCGGTCAGGTGCTTCTGACCCAAGGCGATTTCGACGATCGCATGCGCTACCTGAATCTGCGCAGCACGCTGATGACGCTGCTTCGCCACGGCGTCATACCGGTGATCAACGAGAACGACGCGGTCTCGACCGAGGAGCTCGCGTTCGAGGAGAACGAGACCCGGCCGGTCTTCGGCGACAACGATCGACTGTCGGCGCTGGTGGCGACCAAGCTGGGCGCGGATTTGCTGGTTCTTCTGACCGACGTCGACGGCGTTTTCGATCGCGATCCTCGCGTCCACAACGACGCGCGCCTGCTGTCGACGATCGAGGCTCCGGGAGCGGGAATCGAATCCGCTAGCGAAACGTCTGCCGCGCTCGGACGAGGCGGCATGAAGAGCAAGGTGGAGGCCGCCCATGTCGTCGCGCGGGCCGGCTGCCAGGCGGTGATCGCGTCGGGCATTGAGGCCGGAGTCCTGGCGGCGGTGCTCGCGGGGCGCGCTCTCGGTACTTGGTTCCCGGCGCGCGGAGAGCTTGCCGCCAAGCGGCGATGGATCGCTTTCGCCGCCAAGGCTCGGGGCACGCTCGAGATCGACGACGGTGCTGTCGAGGCGCTAACCGAGCGGGGAGCCTCGTTGCTGGCGGCCGGCGTCCTTCGCGTCGAGGGCGACTTTCGACCCGGCGACGTGATCGAGCTTCGGGACCGGAGCGGCGGTCTCGTCGGCCGAGGCATGGTCTACTGCGACGCCGACAGCGCCCGCGGCTGGTGTGGCGGCAAGCCGCCCGAGGGCATTCGCAACCACCATGCGCTGGTGCACCGGGATCACATGGTGCTGGAGGGAT